Proteins co-encoded in one Callospermophilus lateralis isolate mCalLat2 chromosome 2, mCalLat2.hap1, whole genome shotgun sequence genomic window:
- the C2cd2l gene encoding phospholipid transfer protein C2CD2L isoform X1, with protein MALGWGQQDVGWAALLFLFAASLLTVFGWLLQYARGLWLARARRGRGSGTALATEPGGSLRELGVWRSLLRLRATRAGAPEEPGVRGLLASLFAFKSFRENWQRAWVRALNEQACRDGSSIQIAFEEVPQLSPRTSISHVTCVDQSERTMVLRCQLFAEEVRFPVSVTQQSPAAVSMETYHVTLTLPPTQLEVNLEEIPGEGLLVSWAFTDRPDLSLMVLPKLQARERGEEQLELSTIEELIKDAIVSTQPAMMVNLRACSAAGGLVPSEKPLVMPQAQPSIIRPTRLFLRQLRAFHLGSELRGNEELCCVAELDNPMQQKWTKPMRAGPEVEWTEDLALDLGPQSRELTLKVLRSGNCGDTELLGQATLSVGPPSRPLSRRQVCPLTPGPGKALGPAATMAAELQYEEGSPGNLGTPTPSTPRPSITPTKKIELDRTIMPDGTIVTTVTTVQSRPRVEGKLDSPSRSPSKVEVTEKTTTVLSESSGPNNASHSSSPGESHLSNGLDPVAETAIRQLTEPSGRAAKKTPTKRSTLIISGVSKVPIAQDELALSLGYAASLEASMQEDAGTSGGPSSPPSDPPATSPGPLDALSSPTSVQEADETTRSDISERPSVDDVESETGSTGALETRSLKDHKVSFLRSGTKLIFRRRPRQKEAGLSQSHDDLSNTTATPSVRKKAGSFSRRLIKRFSFKSKPKANGNPSPQL; from the exons ATGGCTCTGGGCTGGGGGCAGCAGGACGTGGGCTGGGCGGCCCTGCTTTTCCTCTTCGCAGCCTCACTGCTCACGGTGTTTGGCTGGCTGCTGCAATATGCCCGGGGTTTATGGCTGGCGCGGGCCCGGAGGGGCCGGGGCTCGGGAACCGCCTTAGCCACGGAGCCGGGGGGTTCCTTGCGTGAGCTGGGCGTGTGGCGCTCGCTGCTGCGGCTTCGGGCTACTCGGGCCGGCGCCCCGGAGGAACCAGGAGTCCGGGGCCTCCTGGCGTCGCTCTTTGCCTTCAAGTCTTTCCGGGAGAACTGGCAGCGGGCTTGGGTGCGAGCGCTGAATGAGCAGGCCTGCAGGGACGGG AGCTCCATCCAAATCGCCTTTGAGGAGGTGCCCCAACTCTCACCCAGAACCAGCATTAGTCATGTGACCTGCGTAGACCAATCAGAGCGTACCATG GTGCTGCGCTGCCAGCTCTTTGCTGAGGAGGTGCGGTTCCCAGTCTCTGTGACCCAGCAGTCTCCAGCTGCCGTTTCCATGGAGACCTACCACGTCACTCTGACACTGCCACCAACACAG TTGGAAGTCAACCTGGAGGAAATCCCTGGTGAGGGGCTGCTAGTGTCCTGGGCCTTCACTGATCGCCCAGATCTCAGCCTGATGGTGCTTCCCAAGCTGCAGGCCAGGGAG AGAGGTGAGGAGCAACTAGAGCTCTCAACAATTGAGGAACTGATCAAGGATGCCATAGTCAGCACACAGCCAGCCATGATGGTCAACCTCAGGGCTTGCTCTGCTGCTGGAGGCCTG GTACCCAGTGAGAAGCCACTCGTGATGCCCCAGGCTCAGCCATCCATCATCAGACCCACCCGGTTATTCCTACGGCAGCTTCGAGCATTTCATCTAGGAAGTGAACTGAGAG GCAATGAGGAACTGTGCTGTGTAGCTGAGCTTGACAACCCCATGCAACAGAAATGGACCAAGCCTATGAGGGCTGGTCCTGAGGTGGAATGGACAGAGGACCTGGCTCT GgatctaggcccccagagccgggAGCTGACCCTCAAAGTGCTAAGGAGTGGCAACTGTGGAGACA CTGAGCTCCTGGGCCAGGCCACACTGTCTGTGGGCCCCCCCTCCAGACCACTATCTCGAAGACAGGTGTGCCCACTCACCCCAGGGCCAGGGAAAGCCCTGGGCCCAGCAGCCACCATGGCAGCAGAG ctgcagtatgaGGAAGGCTCCCCTGGGAACCTGGGCACACCTACTCCCTCCACTCCACGCCCCAGCATCACACCTACCAAGAAGATTGAGCTGGATCGGACCATCATGCCTGATGGCACCATTGTCACCACTGTTACCACTGTCCAGTCCCGGCCCCGTGTAGAGGGCAAATTAG ACTCCCCTTCCCGCTCCCCGTCCAAGGTGGAGGTGACTGAGAAGACGACAACTGTGCTGAGTGAGAGCAGCGGCCCCAACAATGCCTCCCACAGCAGTAGCC CAGGGGAGAGTCACCTTTCCAATGGCTTGGACCCAGTAGCAGAGACAGCGATTCGCCAGCTGACTGAGCCCAGTGGGCGGGCAGCCAAGAAGACACCCACCAAGCGCAGCACTCTCATCATCTCTGGGGTTTCCAAG GTGCCCATTGCTCAGGACGAGTTGGCACTATCCCTGGGCTATGCAGCCTCCCTGGAAGCCTCAATGCAGGAAGATGCGGGCACCAGTGGAGGTCCCTCTTCACCTCCTTCTGACCcaccagccacatccccaggaccTCTAGATGCCCTCTCTAGTCCCACGAGTGTCCAGGAAGCAGATGAGACAACTCGTTCAGATATTTCTGAGAGGCCATCGGTGGATGATGTGGAGTCAGAAACAGGGTCTACTGGTGCCCTGGAGACCCGCAGCCTCAAGGATCACAAAG TGAGTTTCCTGCGCAGTGGCACTAAGCTCATTTTCCGCCGGAGGCCTCGACAGAAGGAAGCTGGTCTGAGCCAATCACACGACGACCTCTCCAACACGACAGCAACACCCAGTGTCCGAAAGAAGGCTGGCAGCTTTTCTCGCCGCCTTATCAAGCGTTTTTCCTTCAAATCCAAACCCAAGGCCAAtggcaaccccagcccccagctctGA
- the C2cd2l gene encoding phospholipid transfer protein C2CD2L isoform X2 → MALGWGQQDVGWAALLFLFAASLLTVFGWLLQYARGLWLARARRGRGSGTALATEPGGSLRELGVWRSLLRLRATRAGAPEEPGVRGLLASLFAFKSFRENWQRAWVRALNEQACRDGSSIQIAFEEVPQLSPRTSISHVTCVDQSERTMVLRCQLFAEEVRFPVSVTQQSPAAVSMETYHVTLTLPPTQLEVNLEEIPGEGLLVSWAFTDRPDLSLMVLPKLQARERGEEQLELSTIEELIKDAIVSTQPAMMVNLRACSAAGGLVPSEKPLVMPQAQPSIIRPTRLFLRQLRAFHLGSELRGNEELCCVAELDNPMQQKWTKPMRAGPEVEWTEDLALDLGPQSRELTLKVLRSGNCGDTELLGQATLSVGPPSRPLSRRQVCPLTPGPGKALGPAATMAAELQYEEGSPGNLGTPTPSTPRPSITPTKKIELDRTIMPDGTIVTTVTTVQSRPRVEGKLDSPSRSPSKVEVTEKTTTVLSESSGPNNASHSSSRESHLSNGLDPVAETAIRQLTEPSGRAAKKTPTKRSTLIISGVSKVPIAQDELALSLGYAASLEASMQEDAGTSGGPSSPPSDPPATSPGPLDALSSPTSVQEADETTRSDISERPSVDDVESETGSTGALETRSLKDHKVSFLRSGTKLIFRRRPRQKEAGLSQSHDDLSNTTATPSVRKKAGSFSRRLIKRFSFKSKPKANGNPSPQL, encoded by the exons ATGGCTCTGGGCTGGGGGCAGCAGGACGTGGGCTGGGCGGCCCTGCTTTTCCTCTTCGCAGCCTCACTGCTCACGGTGTTTGGCTGGCTGCTGCAATATGCCCGGGGTTTATGGCTGGCGCGGGCCCGGAGGGGCCGGGGCTCGGGAACCGCCTTAGCCACGGAGCCGGGGGGTTCCTTGCGTGAGCTGGGCGTGTGGCGCTCGCTGCTGCGGCTTCGGGCTACTCGGGCCGGCGCCCCGGAGGAACCAGGAGTCCGGGGCCTCCTGGCGTCGCTCTTTGCCTTCAAGTCTTTCCGGGAGAACTGGCAGCGGGCTTGGGTGCGAGCGCTGAATGAGCAGGCCTGCAGGGACGGG AGCTCCATCCAAATCGCCTTTGAGGAGGTGCCCCAACTCTCACCCAGAACCAGCATTAGTCATGTGACCTGCGTAGACCAATCAGAGCGTACCATG GTGCTGCGCTGCCAGCTCTTTGCTGAGGAGGTGCGGTTCCCAGTCTCTGTGACCCAGCAGTCTCCAGCTGCCGTTTCCATGGAGACCTACCACGTCACTCTGACACTGCCACCAACACAG TTGGAAGTCAACCTGGAGGAAATCCCTGGTGAGGGGCTGCTAGTGTCCTGGGCCTTCACTGATCGCCCAGATCTCAGCCTGATGGTGCTTCCCAAGCTGCAGGCCAGGGAG AGAGGTGAGGAGCAACTAGAGCTCTCAACAATTGAGGAACTGATCAAGGATGCCATAGTCAGCACACAGCCAGCCATGATGGTCAACCTCAGGGCTTGCTCTGCTGCTGGAGGCCTG GTACCCAGTGAGAAGCCACTCGTGATGCCCCAGGCTCAGCCATCCATCATCAGACCCACCCGGTTATTCCTACGGCAGCTTCGAGCATTTCATCTAGGAAGTGAACTGAGAG GCAATGAGGAACTGTGCTGTGTAGCTGAGCTTGACAACCCCATGCAACAGAAATGGACCAAGCCTATGAGGGCTGGTCCTGAGGTGGAATGGACAGAGGACCTGGCTCT GgatctaggcccccagagccgggAGCTGACCCTCAAAGTGCTAAGGAGTGGCAACTGTGGAGACA CTGAGCTCCTGGGCCAGGCCACACTGTCTGTGGGCCCCCCCTCCAGACCACTATCTCGAAGACAGGTGTGCCCACTCACCCCAGGGCCAGGGAAAGCCCTGGGCCCAGCAGCCACCATGGCAGCAGAG ctgcagtatgaGGAAGGCTCCCCTGGGAACCTGGGCACACCTACTCCCTCCACTCCACGCCCCAGCATCACACCTACCAAGAAGATTGAGCTGGATCGGACCATCATGCCTGATGGCACCATTGTCACCACTGTTACCACTGTCCAGTCCCGGCCCCGTGTAGAGGGCAAATTAG ACTCCCCTTCCCGCTCCCCGTCCAAGGTGGAGGTGACTGAGAAGACGACAACTGTGCTGAGTGAGAGCAGCGGCCCCAACAATGCCTCCCACAGCAGTAGCC GGGAGAGTCACCTTTCCAATGGCTTGGACCCAGTAGCAGAGACAGCGATTCGCCAGCTGACTGAGCCCAGTGGGCGGGCAGCCAAGAAGACACCCACCAAGCGCAGCACTCTCATCATCTCTGGGGTTTCCAAG GTGCCCATTGCTCAGGACGAGTTGGCACTATCCCTGGGCTATGCAGCCTCCCTGGAAGCCTCAATGCAGGAAGATGCGGGCACCAGTGGAGGTCCCTCTTCACCTCCTTCTGACCcaccagccacatccccaggaccTCTAGATGCCCTCTCTAGTCCCACGAGTGTCCAGGAAGCAGATGAGACAACTCGTTCAGATATTTCTGAGAGGCCATCGGTGGATGATGTGGAGTCAGAAACAGGGTCTACTGGTGCCCTGGAGACCCGCAGCCTCAAGGATCACAAAG TGAGTTTCCTGCGCAGTGGCACTAAGCTCATTTTCCGCCGGAGGCCTCGACAGAAGGAAGCTGGTCTGAGCCAATCACACGACGACCTCTCCAACACGACAGCAACACCCAGTGTCCGAAAGAAGGCTGGCAGCTTTTCTCGCCGCCTTATCAAGCGTTTTTCCTTCAAATCCAAACCCAAGGCCAAtggcaaccccagcccccagctctGA
- the C2cd2l gene encoding phospholipid transfer protein C2CD2L isoform X3 — protein sequence MALGWGQQDVGWAALLFLFAASLLTVFGWLLQYARGLWLARARRGRGSGTALATEPGGSLRELGVWRSLLRLRATRAGAPEEPGVRGLLASLFAFKSFRENWQRAWVRALNEQACRDGSSIQIAFEEVPQLSPRTSISHVTCVDQSERTMVLRCQLFAEEVRFPVSVTQQSPAAVSMETYHVTLTLPPTQLEVNLEEIPGEGLLVSWAFTDRPDLSLMVLPKLQARERGEEQLELSTIEELIKDAIVSTQPAMMVNLRACSAAGGLVPSEKPLVMPQAQPSIIRPTRLFLRQLRAFHLGSELRGNEELCCVAELDNPMQQKWTKPMRAGPEVEWTEDLALDLGPQSRELTLKVLRSGNCGDTELLGQATLSVGPPSRPLSRRQVCPLTPGPGKALGPAATMAAELQYEEGSPGNLGTPTPSTPRPSITPTKKIELDRTIMPDGTIVTTVTTVQSRPRVEGKLDSPSRSPSKVEVTEKTTTVLSESSGPNNASHSSSPGESHLSNGLDPVAETAIRQLTEPSGRAAKKTPTKRSTLIISGVSKVPIAQDELALSLGYAASLEASMQEDAGTSGGPSSPPSDPPATSPGPLDALSSPTSVQEADETTRSDISERPSVDDVESETGSTGALETRSLKDHKAYITSWDDEIPKSKACCVSTFFVLLVLNLPH from the exons ATGGCTCTGGGCTGGGGGCAGCAGGACGTGGGCTGGGCGGCCCTGCTTTTCCTCTTCGCAGCCTCACTGCTCACGGTGTTTGGCTGGCTGCTGCAATATGCCCGGGGTTTATGGCTGGCGCGGGCCCGGAGGGGCCGGGGCTCGGGAACCGCCTTAGCCACGGAGCCGGGGGGTTCCTTGCGTGAGCTGGGCGTGTGGCGCTCGCTGCTGCGGCTTCGGGCTACTCGGGCCGGCGCCCCGGAGGAACCAGGAGTCCGGGGCCTCCTGGCGTCGCTCTTTGCCTTCAAGTCTTTCCGGGAGAACTGGCAGCGGGCTTGGGTGCGAGCGCTGAATGAGCAGGCCTGCAGGGACGGG AGCTCCATCCAAATCGCCTTTGAGGAGGTGCCCCAACTCTCACCCAGAACCAGCATTAGTCATGTGACCTGCGTAGACCAATCAGAGCGTACCATG GTGCTGCGCTGCCAGCTCTTTGCTGAGGAGGTGCGGTTCCCAGTCTCTGTGACCCAGCAGTCTCCAGCTGCCGTTTCCATGGAGACCTACCACGTCACTCTGACACTGCCACCAACACAG TTGGAAGTCAACCTGGAGGAAATCCCTGGTGAGGGGCTGCTAGTGTCCTGGGCCTTCACTGATCGCCCAGATCTCAGCCTGATGGTGCTTCCCAAGCTGCAGGCCAGGGAG AGAGGTGAGGAGCAACTAGAGCTCTCAACAATTGAGGAACTGATCAAGGATGCCATAGTCAGCACACAGCCAGCCATGATGGTCAACCTCAGGGCTTGCTCTGCTGCTGGAGGCCTG GTACCCAGTGAGAAGCCACTCGTGATGCCCCAGGCTCAGCCATCCATCATCAGACCCACCCGGTTATTCCTACGGCAGCTTCGAGCATTTCATCTAGGAAGTGAACTGAGAG GCAATGAGGAACTGTGCTGTGTAGCTGAGCTTGACAACCCCATGCAACAGAAATGGACCAAGCCTATGAGGGCTGGTCCTGAGGTGGAATGGACAGAGGACCTGGCTCT GgatctaggcccccagagccgggAGCTGACCCTCAAAGTGCTAAGGAGTGGCAACTGTGGAGACA CTGAGCTCCTGGGCCAGGCCACACTGTCTGTGGGCCCCCCCTCCAGACCACTATCTCGAAGACAGGTGTGCCCACTCACCCCAGGGCCAGGGAAAGCCCTGGGCCCAGCAGCCACCATGGCAGCAGAG ctgcagtatgaGGAAGGCTCCCCTGGGAACCTGGGCACACCTACTCCCTCCACTCCACGCCCCAGCATCACACCTACCAAGAAGATTGAGCTGGATCGGACCATCATGCCTGATGGCACCATTGTCACCACTGTTACCACTGTCCAGTCCCGGCCCCGTGTAGAGGGCAAATTAG ACTCCCCTTCCCGCTCCCCGTCCAAGGTGGAGGTGACTGAGAAGACGACAACTGTGCTGAGTGAGAGCAGCGGCCCCAACAATGCCTCCCACAGCAGTAGCC CAGGGGAGAGTCACCTTTCCAATGGCTTGGACCCAGTAGCAGAGACAGCGATTCGCCAGCTGACTGAGCCCAGTGGGCGGGCAGCCAAGAAGACACCCACCAAGCGCAGCACTCTCATCATCTCTGGGGTTTCCAAG GTGCCCATTGCTCAGGACGAGTTGGCACTATCCCTGGGCTATGCAGCCTCCCTGGAAGCCTCAATGCAGGAAGATGCGGGCACCAGTGGAGGTCCCTCTTCACCTCCTTCTGACCcaccagccacatccccaggaccTCTAGATGCCCTCTCTAGTCCCACGAGTGTCCAGGAAGCAGATGAGACAACTCGTTCAGATATTTCTGAGAGGCCATCGGTGGATGATGTGGAGTCAGAAACAGGGTCTACTGGTGCCCTGGAGACCCGCAGCCTCAAGGATCACAAAG CCTACATCACTTCTTGGGATGATGAGATTCCTAAGTCCAAAGCCTGCTGTGTAAGCACCTTCTTCGTCCTCTTGGTCCTGAATTTACCTCACTGA